The Cyclopterus lumpus isolate fCycLum1 chromosome 3, fCycLum1.pri, whole genome shotgun sequence genome includes the window tttacattggtTATAAAATCTTATCACATAATACAGATCCTTCTGTATCCTGCTGGTACAAAGTACACCTCCATAATGCTTTCCACTCAGTAAAGAGAGTTGTTCCCAGCACTGCTGCCATCAGTCTGCCATAGCTTGAGCTTTACTAACCACTTGATGGTCAATGCTCATCTCCCCTTACTTACAGCTATGATCTGCTCCTCTTGAAAAGCAGCACTGAAGGAATAAAAGCTGACAAATAGCAGAGCAGCGGGATTTTGATTTGGTCTCGTTTCACCCTGGAGTTCAGGAGGAGACTTTTAATTGTACTTGGATTTAGATGTTTGTCTATTTCGGTGATGCCCTGTTCATCTACTTGTGGTCTTGTCTGCCACTCAGTTTGGACCCAGATGCTGACCCGCTTTGCATGCTCCTGCTCATTGACTTCCTGACGCTGCGCTCCCGAGAGTACCAGTATCTCCTCCAGTTACATCAGGACTTGGAggtaaagtgtgtgtctgtgtgtctgtcgcTACCCCAAAACGTTCTTAATCAGCCTCAACGGCCCAAATGCTGACTGGGACCAGAAGGAGAGAACACATTACAGCTGTTATGAAGTCCTTATATTAGTTTcctattaatttaaaaataattgtacttGTTTCTAAAGCACAATCGACAAGGCGACAGACGTGGGATTATGTCTTCAGTTGTCCGTCCATATATCCGTCTGTTTGTGTGGCGATATCTCAGGGATgcctggagggaatttcttcaagTGTCCACTCAGACTCAAAGATGAACAGATTCTGTTGGTCAAAGCTCAAGGTCACTGTAACCTCACAAAACATCATTTCTGACCGTAAATATGAGTTTTTTCCATTATTAGTATCGGAAATGCCTCCAATACAGCATCAAATTAACCAGCTAGTATTTTCCAGTCTATGCACCATTCAAATATCACTTTATTATATCATTTATAAACTCAGGTATGCTACACAGAAAGAACAACAATGTGTCACTCTACCCGATCTGTATGTCCTTCTGTTATTATACAACCTCATTTTGAGTGCCCCCTCAGTCGAttagtcatttttttttgtctgcgtgcttttgtgttattctttgtggagaaactctTTATCAGATCTGTCGATTTAAATCAACTAATCTTGTTCGCAGGTCCTAATTTTCTACTTGTCAGTCATCTGTGAAGCTCTTTGTACCGCACTAACCTGTATAAAAGGCGCTTTACGCTTCATCTATTGACTcaaatgctttgtttttgcATTATAGGTGCACAGAAATCTGTGCCTGCTGCCAAACTTTGCATTCTCCACTGCACTTTGTCATTTCCATCTCAGTCAGCAGGAAGATGTGGATCCTGAAGAAagtgagaaagacagacaaaaagctGACCAGATGCTGGAGAAAGCTCTCATCATGTTCCCCGGAGGTTAGACTCTCAGTAACTTCTTCACATTGTTTATGCCAGGACTAAAAATATCTTTATAATAAAGTATGGATTACATGCCATCCACTTCAATGAAGTCGGTAACGTGTACTTTCACCTACATGTTgctgtaaatgtgttttctgcagTCTTGATTCCCCTACTGGATCTGTGTACTGTGCAGCCAGATGCCAGAGTCAGCTCACATGCCTTTTTTGGCCCAAAGAGCCAGATTGGGTAATGTTTGCTCCCTTTGTTTTGATTATCATGCAATTTAACGCTTTATATTAGTGTAGCATGCTACCATTTATTATGCAGTAGCTTTGAAAGATAACACATTCCTTATTCTATTACTACAAAAATGTTCATGGGCCATAACATATTTTTGTACTCATTTTGTATCTATGTTGCTCCCTCTACCCTCTCTGATCCTAGGCAGCCCCCAGCCCTGGCTGAACTGACTGCTCTGTATGTGGGGAGGACTCACAGCATGTGGAGGGAGACGGCAGTAATGTTTTGGTTGGAAGCGTCTGTGAAGGAGGTGCTGCGTCGAGTTGATGCCAAAGACCCGCTGGTAGACGACTGCCAAAACAAGTAAGATCTCATTGAGCTGCTCTGctgtcatatttctgtgtgaCCATGTTCCATGCGTTAGCATAACTCTCATTACTCTGCGTTATCAGAAAGCAGAGGTACAAGTGTGCACCAAGAAACATCCATCGCCACGTCCTCCTCTCTGCGATCAAAGAAGCCACCTCAAGTCTGCCTCTCGTAAGGAGCGATCATCAACCAGTGAAACACAAGTCACTTCATCCACAATGACCTCAGTCCAGCCATTCATAGACGTTACATGTGTGATGGGAATCAATAGGATCATGTCAAATATCCTCAAAAGCCAGATGAGTTTGATTAATTTATAATCACACTACAATAAACGTGTCCCAGTCTGAGATTGTCTTAATGTGGTTTTAGAGATTATTTGTTATCTGTGGCTCTAACATATTGCACATTCACAGATATAATCTTTCATAAGTCTAACCACACATGGCTTTTTCCCTTagtttttgtgtatttatttgtaccAACTACAGAAAACGCTGGTTAAACTGTCACACTTAGGACACTCTGATCAATTTGGTTTGTCGCCTAGTATAGTTGCTGGGTTTTTTTCACATccttttacatgttttaaaaatataaaattatagTGCAGATAGGCAGAGCTTTGCTGCTATATTTCTTGAAATGATTTTCACTTGGCTTTGTAATGTTGTGCACTTGTTTCCCTTTAAGTATAACAGACTACAAACTGTGGGAGAAAGTTAGCCTCTCCCGAAACATTTTAAGGAACATTTTAGATCGATATCCATTAAAATTGAATtgtataacattttataattttgAACAGAATGATTTGTCTCTGAATGATAAGTGTGTCCTCACATTGAAAACATACACAAGATGTCTAATATTTCATCCTTAAAGATAACCAATATTTCCTCATAGACCTTCTGACAATGATATGATCTGTACTACACAGAAAATCCTCACAAATCCAATGAGAGTTTAACGTGTGATTGCAAAGATGTTTAAACTTTGATCGATAACTTGGTTCCACACTTGACTTTAAGGGAGTACAGTAGGATCAATATAATTCTGATCACCTCTTTACTATTCATGTATCTCTGATCTCATTCATACGTGATCTGAATTCACGTATGTTATTTATGTAATGCTTTGGATCTCAATCATAATTTGTGAACTTGAAGTCCTCAACCTGGAGAGCAGACGCTCGTGATGTCATCTGAAGATGAATCCTGGTGCTGCTGCATTGATGTATAATAAAAACTTTGTAGGACTCTTCAAAGGAACCCATGATGTGGATGTGGGCACATCATGAGAATAACAGCTGTAAGCCCtatattcaaataaaactaatttgtAATAAATTGGGTAAACTCACAGTCGGTGAATAATAATGAACTGACCTGCTTCGAAGCGTGTCAACTGAAATCATAAATGACCCTGTTGATGTTCTAATTTCCAGCCAGAATTGGCTGTTTTCAAAGGATAAACTTTCAGAAATCAATGAAGGAGCACATAACTTGTGTCAAAGGTTGGGCATTCTATTCAACTATTACTAAAATAACATAGACTAAATAACATGCTAATTAGTAGCAGGGCCCTCCAGGGCTGGTGGAAATTTATGAACTGGTAATAGATCTTGAAAAACAACTGACCACACATGCTTGACTGATGGAATATTTCCCCCAAAGACACATGATTACCCTAAAGGGATCACAActgcaaaatataaatataaaagaggGCATATGACCTTGATGCAGTTAATTCTGTCCAACAGTGTCATTGAAGAAGACAATAACTATATTCAAGTGCAAATTTGTTCCTGGACTCATCTTTGCTGTCTCTTTTCTAAGAGTGAAGTTTGGTGCttatataattatgtttatatatcCTCATTAATGTATAGGGCTAACTTATAATGCGCAACCTGCCTATCAaactcttctctcttccttctctgctTCTATCTCGGCAGCCAAAAGCTCTTTCTACCAAACCAAAATTCAATCTTCTTtctctaaccccaaaaaactgtTCTCTATcctttccaacctccttgaccccccttgTCCCCATCCTCCTTCCACctttctaccaagccacttcgTCGACTACTTTTTCTATCACTACACTTCCATCAACTTCATCGTTGATTACTTTTTCTATCACTACACTTTGATCaacttcttcttcatccccttcgctttcctctttcacccctctgtctcctaatcaagttcttaccttggtaacctctgcccgcccaaccacctgcacCCTTGACAacatcccatctcacattctccaggcTGTTGGTCCTGACCTtacctttctcacccatcttattaacagcTCCCTCTCAAatggctgtttccctaactctctgaaggaggcaagagtcaaccctctcctgaagaaacccactctcgaccttatctgaagtcaacaactacagatctgtctctcttttcttttctaaaactctcgagcgagctatctttaaccaagtctcctcctttctccacagtaacaatcTTCTTGACACTCACGAGTCTGGATTCAAggaaggccactcaacagagactgcccttaTTGTTGTCCCTGAGCAACTTCACACCCATAAATGTTATCCAAGAGTTAGCGTTATCTCTAACTCATCATTTGTCTTTTAGTCCACTGTCAGCGTGCAGCAAAAAACAACTGCCGCCACATTAAGATGCATTTATCATGTTCACCCACACAATGAACATCTAGTGGGTCAGCTCCACATGCCCAACGTTACCAGATGGGCCTGAGGCGTGTTTTCCATCAGGACAGTTTCCATCCATCCTGATCAGGTTATCCATTTATGCAGAGGAAGAGATGTTTATATggataaaagaaacaaagttaAGACTAGGGAAGATGTGCTGCACAGTTCTTCTTTGGTAATGCTGACATAGTTCTGTATCTGCCAACATCATGTTGTGTTATTTTACACAACTTAGATTATCCTGGTATTGATCTGTTTTATTCAGCACACAAATGTTGAATGTTTCATAGTGATtcttaaaacatacaaatgtattaGTTTGTGTTGATTGTCTCCATTTACTTGTGTCAGTGATGAATTCCACACAAGTAGGAATGTGATGCAGTCAAGGGTGGTAAATAGAAAGAATGTTAGCTTGAGAATGAAGAAAGTACTAAGAGTCtagatatttgtatttaaaactGATGTCTCTTTTCGTAATAAGGGTGGACTCAGGCAGGAAGATGACATGGAAGTTGCTCGAGCTGGACAGGAACTGAACCAGGAAGTGAATCGTCTAATGGTGGCAATGAGGGACATGCTGGCCAACATCCGGTTTCAAGAGCCACCAAGAGAGGACAACCCCtacagagatgaggaggagtgggactgagaggaggaagacagaggTGGAAAGAAATAATGACATTAAGAAAACTGAACATTTTGAATGTGTTGGTGGCTAATAATTAAGAAGAGATGAAGTGAAAcaactgatttttatttttaaattatcacAGTTCTCAGAAAACTTAAGAGGAAGGAATATGTGACTTATAAAATGAATCTGGGACAATCCGGACAGTATGAACATTCAGAAATGTCAGTCAGAAATCAGATGTGTTTGTTGAGCTGCATATGAATCTCAAGTTTTTTTCTGTGATGAACGTTTAGCAGTTCCAACATCTCCAGTCATCGTTGGTGAACACATAATGCATTGGGCTCTACTCTGCCTCTGGTTTCTGGCTTTCAGAGAATTTACTAACAGTGGACTGATTTATAAAATAAGAACCACATTGAGACAGatcttattttaaatgaaagttCTGTATCACATTCAAAACTTAGCTCAGCAgcatttgcatatatatattgaaacatgccaaactttttttataaatacccTCTCGTCAGACCACAGTACTTTCCTACCAAATAGTTTGcaaaaagtttaaaatatatagCATAATAATTACTTGATTACTAAAAACAACGCttcacattattacattattttataagAGCAAAGTGTTATTTCTGGATCGTTTTCTGAAATTTCATTTTCCATAAACATAAATGAGTTTTAGCCTTGTTTCCTGCTAATTTCTAAATGGAAACTATCACAATGCCGGGATTCGGTTCTTCTGTTTCAGCCAATGAAGAGATGTATATTTTGTCGCTTTAGAAAAGCCCAGTCTGAGAttctaattacattttcttcttgCCTGTTTTGGATTCTTGTGTCAATCTTATCTCTGCTGCAGGATGTCTGCTGTTACTCTGTCATGTTCACTCGCTCCCGCTCTGTTTGGAAATCAATTCCATATTTCAGTTTGAGTTGATAAAACCAATAAAACAAGAAACCAATAAAACAGTACAAAGAATTGGCCCAACTTTTTTCCAGTAATCTGCTGTAATCAATGTTATGTTCAGGAGTATGACACATATTTCATAAATGTCGCCTAAATAGATTTGTGTGTTATTTCCTTTGCACTCACCCCATGACCTGGTCTTGGTGGCTGATTCACTGCAGGTAAAACCTGAGGCTGAAACCGTACTTCTGGCAGCACATTAACAATATAGTATGTGTTACAACTTCACTTATGTGTCACCATTCTTAACTTTTCAttcagctgacgcttttatccaaagcgacttagaatcatacactgtagacagctacagggagcaattcagggttaagtgtcttgctcaaggacacatcaactataGGGCGTGAATCGAACCTccgatcctctgaatgaaagacagacctgctactgactgacccacagtcgcccattcTCTCATGTTTGTAATCTTGTGTTGGTGTATTTCCATCAGAAGGGCTCAGCCTGCAGCTCCCTCACATGGCGTTCCTCTGGCAAAAGGAAGAATCTGTCTCATGAGGACAAAGtcattttctcttcctgtcaAACCTCTCCGACAAAAATATGTCATACAAGCATCCCGGTTGgagctcttttaaaaaaaatctatttactTCACAATAACTACACccaatttgtatttaatataaaaagCATTAGATTAGAGTATTAAAGTTTTCTTGgtcagagagaggaaataaactGGAGACTTGGCTCAATGTGTCAGGTTAAAGTGATATAACTCATCAAACCCAACACTCAATGATCAGTCTCACgtgactgaatggaaatgacaatacataatttaaaaactTAAGTTAGTTGGATAAACTGGCCACTCCCCCGGAAAAAAATGGTAGCTCCCTTCCTTAGAGATtccattgatgaaggagcgatattagttagattagtgttttatagggagagagttcttatcatgtcatgatgacttcctatacgagcacTATCGATTCTGCTCACAAGGAATCTTTTATTTCtaagaccttctcgagccatcAAATCGCTCTCTGGCCCAAACAAGGCAGATGTGGTCAATCGAaaaggctttcacagcattaatgtgcaggtaATCATGTATACTCATGACACCTTAGAttgtcacaaccgtcactagacggtagtgcttttatttttgttgtcttgtcacttcctgttttactttgaaatcatcctcctgtgtcatgtctgctgtctttacttcctcatatgtgattacctctccctgccctgatgtgtttcacctgtgtctcgttaactcccctcccagtgtgtatatatactctgtgcgtcacttgtctcgttgccagttcgtttttcttcacctgtgagtcaacttaccagcgtttttcctgcctgatatcctgttctgattccgacgtcccttcgtttccgagtaagcccg containing:
- the LOC117726397 gene encoding transcription factor 25-like, coding for MMFLEKRGCPRTALEYCKLILSLDPDADPLCMLLLIDFLTLRSREYQYLLQLHQDLEVHRNLCLLPNFAFSTALCHFHLSQQEDVDPEESEKDRQKADQMLEKALIMFPGVLIPLLDLCTVQPDARVSSHAFFGPKSQIGQPPALAELTALYVGRTHSMWRETAVMFWLEASVKEVLRRVDAKDPLVDDCQNKKQRYKCAPRNIHRHVLLSAIKEATSSLPLVRSDHQPVKHKSLHPQ